Genomic window (Streptomyces yatensis):
CACCGTCGGCTTCGAGGGCGATCCGCCGCAGGGGCCCATCGCGCGCGGCGCCCTCCTCGAGTTCTGGCGGGCGAACGACTACCGTGCCCAGGTCCACCCCGTCACCCTCTTCGTCCGCCGGGACCTGCTCCTCGCCCTCGGCGGCTGGATGGCCCTGCCCGCGTCCGAGGACACCGGCCTCCTCATGGCCCTCAACGCGGTCAGCCGCGGCTGGTTCACCGCCGAGACCGGCCTGCTCTACCGCAAGTGGCCCGGCCAGGTCACCAGCCAGTCCGCCCACACCGACGAGGCCGAGCGCGCGGCCCGCTTCGCGGTGGTCGAGGCCCGGGCCCGGGTCCTGGCCGCCATGGACGGCTGGCGCTACGACGCGCGCTAGATGTACTGACCCGAGAGATTGGGGACGCGGCTGGCGGGTGGCAACCCCTTCAGGGCGGTGTGTCTCCGATGGTGGTTGTAGTTGTGCAGCCACGCGGGGAACGCGTCGCGGCGTTCCTGTTCACTGAGGTAGGGCCTGGCGTAGACCCATTCGTCAAGGAGGGTGCGGTTGTAGCGTTCGACCTTCCCGTTGGTCTGTGAGCGGTGGGGGCGGGTGTGCGGTGGACCATGTGGGTCTTTCTGGTTTGAGGATGACGATGGGCCGGGCACGGGTGGTGTCCCGAGGCCCCGGCCATCTCGCGGGCGCTCACGAACGGTGTGGTGTCGAAGTGGTCGATGTTCAGCGGGTTGTCGCGCCTGCTTAGGGCCGCTTGGGATCCAGGGGGCTTTGCGGGCGCAGGTTGCCTTGGTCGTCGAGGTCGTTCAGCACCGCAGGCAGCCCCTTGGTGAGCATCTTGGTGCGGATGGTGCCAAGGATCTTGGCCATGAAGTAGCCTCCGGCCCCGGTGAAGCCGGTGTGGTCGTAGGTGAAGCGCGTTCCGCTGCCGTGCGGTGTGAGTCGGTAGGCGACCTCAGTGACCTCGCCACCGCTTTCGTCCTGCCACGAGTAGCGCAGCAGCGAAGGCTCGCGTACCTCCAGCACCTCGCACAGTACGACGCCGCTCCAGCCCGGCTTGGGGTTCGCGATGAACTTGAACTTGGTGCCGACCGTGGTGGCGAAGCCCGCTGGCCGAGCGCCGGCGCCGGTGGCCGTCCACAGCGGAATCAGCTCCGGATCGGTGACCGCGCGCCAGACCTTCTCCGGTGGATGCGGGTAGTCGCGGACGATGTGGATGACGCTCATTGAGGGCTCCTGTCGCATGCAGGCGTCAAGCCAGCGCATATTTCAGTGATGGTAAACTTACAGTAGCAGAAAATATTTTAGGGACTGGACTATGCTTCGGTGATGACCATGCGCACCGTGGATTGGACGGCCCTGCGCCCGCGTGACGAGGTACCCGCCGTCGAGGGGCTACGGGAGCGTAAGAAACGGCTTCTTCGACGGCAGCTGTCCGACACAGCCACCGAGATGTTCATGGAGAGGGGCTTCGACGCGGTACGGGTCGCCGAGATCGCAGAAGCCTGCGGGGTCTCGGAGAAGACGGTGTTCAACTACTTCCCGACCAAGGAATCCCTCGTCCTCGATCTGGGCGAGGCCACGATGGCCTCGCTGAGAGCCATCCTGGCCGATCCAGGCCTGTCGCCGGTCGACGCGGTGTTGAAGATCCTCTCCAGCGAGCTGGCCAACATCACGTCATGGCTGAGCTCTCAGAACGACCCGGCCGAGGCCAAGGCCATGCTTCTGCGCTTCGGCATGCTGGTGGGATCCACTCCGTCTCTGCGGGCCTATCAGCGCGACACCGCCGACAAGCAAGTCGCCGTAGCCGCCGAAGCCTTGGCCCAGCGAACCGGGATGAGCTCGGACGACCCCGAATCGCAGATCGCCGCAACCGCCCTGCTCGCTCTGTGGCCCATCCAGTTCCGGGCGCTGCGCAAGCACCTGAACCGCACCCAGACCTTCGAAGAACTGCACGACGCCGTGAGTGCCGACGTCCAACGCGCAGCCCGACTCATCGACGTCGGACTCAACTCGCTGGAGACCCGGCCAGAGCAGTCAGAGATTCAGACGTCCGGCCCCGGGGCGCCGTAAGCCACAGCGCCGCGATCGCAGCTTCCCCTGGTCGACCCCACCCTGTCACCAACCTCTGTGGGTAGAACAGCTGGACCTGCCGGGCGGCGGCACCGATGAGTTTGTGCGGCCTCCCCGGTCTGAGAGGTGGAGGAGCTCACCGACCCAGGAGGAGCTCACCGACCGCTTCCCCCGGAGGGGCATCATGAGGAAGATCACCGCCAGCCTGTTCATCTCGCTCGACGGGGTCGTGGAAGCTCCCGACCAGTGGCACTTCCCCTATTTCAACGACGAGATGGGCGCCGCCGTCGACGCGTCCTTCGCCACGGCCGACACCCTCCTCCTGGGCCGTAAGACCTACGACAGCTTCGCCGGCGCGTGGCCCGGCCGTGAGGCGGAGGGCGGCGAGGACGCCGGTTTCGCCAAGAAGCTCGGCGACGCCCGCAAGATCGTCGCCTCCCGCCAGGATCTGACGTTCACCTGGCGGAACTCCGAACTGCTCAAGGGAGAGCTGGCCGACGCCGTCACCGCGCTGAAGCGCGAACCGGGCGGGGACATCGCCCTCAGCGGCTCGGTCTCCGTCGTCCGGCAGCTCCTGGCGCACGGCCTGCTGGACGAGTTGCACCTGCTGGTGCACCCGATCGCCGTCCGCAAGGGCATGCGGCTGTTCGACGAGGCCGACACCACGGTCCCGCTGAGACTGCTGTCCTCCGCGACCTTCCGCACCGGCGTGCTGCACCTGGTCTACGCGCTGGCCGAGCCGACGGGCGACGCGACGTACGACGACGCCAAGGTCCACCTGCCCCGGGACGACCAGTAGCACCGTCCGCCACGCACCGTCTGCGTCAGGGCAAGGTCTCCGCGTCCACCCGCGAGAAGACCAGGTCGCTTTCCTCGGTGACCGGGCCCCGCCGGCGCATCGGCACCTCCGGCGCGCGCCGGAGTGCGTCCGGGTAGGTGCCCGCCGCGTAGTCGTTGGTCAGGCGGTAGACGTGGAAGCCGTGGGTCTTGAGGGCCGTCAGCAGTTCGTCCACGGAGTCGCCGAGGTCGGCCATGCGCTGGGGGGTGACCTCGACGGTCAGTTCGGCGTCGGGGCGCAGTTTGTCCAGCAGGGGGAGGAGGCCGCGGACGACCCCGCCCTCCGCGCCCTCCACGTCGACCTTGATCACCCTGGCGCGGGCGATCTCCTCCTCGGTGAGGAGGCGGGGCAGGGGCTGGGCCGCGATCTCGAAGGTGGACTCGGCCGGGCCGTCGTAGGGGACGACGCTGTTCGCGCCCATGTTGCGGGAGCTGGCGAGGATGAACGTCAGCAGCTCGTCGCGGTCGGAGACGGCCGCGTTGATCGCGCGGATGTTGGCGCATGCGTTGCGCCGTGCGTGCCGCAGGAGGATGCGGTGGAAGGCCGGCGAGGCTTCGATCGCCACCACCTTGCCGCGTGCCCCGACGAGGCGGGAGGCCAGGACG
Coding sequences:
- a CDS encoding SRPBCC family protein, with amino-acid sequence MSVIHIVRDYPHPPEKVWRAVTDPELIPLWTATGAGARPAGFATTVGTKFKFIANPKPGWSGVVLCEVLEVREPSLLRYSWQDESGGEVTEVAYRLTPHGSGTRFTYDHTGFTGAGGYFMAKILGTIRTKMLTKGLPAVLNDLDDQGNLRPQSPLDPKRP
- a CDS encoding TetR family transcriptional regulator yields the protein MTMRTVDWTALRPRDEVPAVEGLRERKKRLLRRQLSDTATEMFMERGFDAVRVAEIAEACGVSEKTVFNYFPTKESLVLDLGEATMASLRAILADPGLSPVDAVLKILSSELANITSWLSSQNDPAEAKAMLLRFGMLVGSTPSLRAYQRDTADKQVAVAAEALAQRTGMSSDDPESQIAATALLALWPIQFRALRKHLNRTQTFEELHDAVSADVQRAARLIDVGLNSLETRPEQSEIQTSGPGAP
- a CDS encoding dihydrofolate reductase family protein is translated as MRKITASLFISLDGVVEAPDQWHFPYFNDEMGAAVDASFATADTLLLGRKTYDSFAGAWPGREAEGGEDAGFAKKLGDARKIVASRQDLTFTWRNSELLKGELADAVTALKREPGGDIALSGSVSVVRQLLAHGLLDELHLLVHPIAVRKGMRLFDEADTTVPLRLLSSATFRTGVLHLVYALAEPTGDATYDDAKVHLPRDDQ
- a CDS encoding FkbM family methyltransferase; translated protein: MINRLDQAALDLGREYVRHAPWSAGKRALVEHHLNAALRDRPLHRLARTRFGATFAVDTQDLIQRYLYLFGVWEPHMTRWLQRRLKPGDVFVDVGANIGYYSVLASRLVGARGKVVAIEASPAFHRILLRHARRNACANIRAINAAVSDRDELLTFILASSRNMGANSVVPYDGPAESTFEIAAQPLPRLLTEEEIARARVIKVDVEGAEGGVVRGLLPLLDKLRPDAELTVEVTPQRMADLGDSVDELLTALKTHGFHVYRLTNDYAAGTYPDALRRAPEVPMRRRGPVTEESDLVFSRVDAETLP